GTGTAAACACTCATATTATCTACCTCTTTACTACTTGTAGTCAGTACATTATTGAAACTGCCCAATGAGGCACCTAACACAAATTGAGAATACCCCAACTTACCAAAACCGCTAATATTCTTAAAAATTGAATTTTTATCGTCGTAAGTATAACTTTCTTCCTTAGTCGTTTCATAAACATACGGCGAGGAGCCATAATAATTTGTTGAGGTTTTCTTTCCTACAACCTTCATTACCTGTTTATTAGGCGTAAGTGTGTAGGTATAAGTTCCCACATCCTCTAACCTTAGTTCACCCCCATTTACATTTTTTCTATTGTAGGTTACATTTACACTGCTCCCACTAAGTTCATAAGTATAGATATCTGTAGTAGTAGTACCACCATAACTTGACACTAGAGTTTCTTTAACTAAATTCCCCTTACTATCATATTCAAACAACCTTTCCTCTTCATCACTTTTTACCTTAACAAGAAGATTATCTTGGTAAGAAAAAGCAGTATTCCCCTCTCCATCACGACTAACCATTTCAGTAAGTTTAGTCCCATTATAAGTAAAATCATAAACTGATGTTCTCTGCGTGTTATCGTAATTGTTGTAATAGGTTTCTTCTACCTTAGAAGGCAATAGCAACTCCTCTTTAGGAGTAGTAGGTTCATCACCATTTCGGTTACAAGACACCGCAAAAAATGCAGGCAAAACTGTCATAGATAATAAATAAAATACCTTTTTCATAGAAATAAACTTTAAATTATACGAAATTTTGATACTACAAAGATAACTATTTGTCACTTTTTAATATGCCATTATATCCCATAATTTTAAATATTTAGATGAAAACTTTAACCTTAATACATCAATCCACACAATCGAACCTTCTAAAAACTACTGTTTGTAGTTCTTTGTATTTACACTTTAAAACCAACCATTTAATAAACTTATAGACACTTTGTAGACGTTTATTTTCTCTTCATTTTCGCTTTAACACATAATTTTGCTCTATCGGAAATCAACTAAAATGAAACAATACCAAGATGTAAAACTATCGGGACTCTACGCTGTACTAATGTTTTGGGCAGGTGTCTTGTTTATATTTCCTATGCTTGGACTTTTGTTTTATGCTGTCTTTTCAAGAGAACCTATAACTATGAACGAAATTGGTTTTGGGGTACTTTTTACTATTATCACACTTATTTTCTTATGGGTTTGGGTGATGATGTCCAAGGCAGAAATCAAGAATAACAAACTGCATTTAACCAAGTTCTTCCGTCCAACTAAAGTGTATGATTTGTCTGAGGTTGTAGGGCTTAAGACTTTTGGGATTGGAAAAACAGATACCATTAAATTTGGAAAAAATGGTGTGCAAGCAGGGAAAGAAAGTTATAATTGGCTAACCGTCGAAAAACATGGTGTGAAAGAGCACTTTGTTATCATTGCTCAAAATATCCATATAGACAAAGAGCCAGTGGACACACAGCAAATGTTAAAAGATATTTTCGCAGAGAGTAAAAAGTTAAAAAATCAAGTATAAACTTTAAAAGAAAAATAACTATGAAACAATACCAAGATGTAAAACTATCAGGAAAATACACTGATTTAAGTTTTTGGGCAGGGCTTATCTTTATGCCACCTATCTTTGCCCTATTCTTTTATATTCTAATGGGAGGAGAACATGGTACACTCAAAACCATTATTTTCGGTTTAATTTTCGGGGGCATAGCTATACTTTTCCTATGGATATGGGCTATAATGTGCAAGGCAACCATCAAGAATAACCAGCTACATCTGAAAAAATATTTCCGTCCAACTAAAGTTTATGAACTTTCAGAAATAATAGATGTAAAAACCATGAATTTCACTAATGCTAAACATATCCAAGTATCAGGAGAAGGCATAAAATTGAGAAAGGACACCTATAATCTAGTAACCATGGAAAAGAACGGTATCAAAGAAAAATTTATGATTGTAGGATACAACTTCTTTCTAGGTAGCGAACCTGTAGATAGTGAACAAATCCTTAAAGAGATTCTTACAGAAAATAAAAAAACCAAAGGTCAGATATAAAAACTTTTAAACATTAACAAATATAAGCATTTATGAAAAATCTATTTTTAGGACTGTGTTTTGCAGTTATGGGGTTATTTTCTAACCAAGTACAAGCGGCTAAAGTTATTCCGATAGGAACAACAGAAAAACTAGAAATGGTAGCAGACCTACCCAATACGGAAGATTACCAAGACCGTCCTGGGGAATATGTGGATTTAGGGATAAAGTATAGGTATTTCCATATAGCGTGGATGCCTGTTTGGATAACAGAAGAACCAACATTGGTAGGACTTAGCTCTATTAACAAAGAAATTTATTACGAACTAACCGACCAACAGATTAAAGACATCATCAAAGAAAACAAATTAGCTAGTGCAGAAGAGTTAGCAAAGTTAAGTTTTCTTGATAGACATTGGGGGAAATTAGTTATACTAGGAATTATTGTCTTGTATTTAGGATACAGTATGTTCTTTGGCTCTAATGAAGAAGAAGAGGAAGAGAAGAAAGAAGAAAATTAACTGAATGAAGCAATTATTTTTAGGATTGTGTTTGCTGATAACAGGTTATACACAAACATACGCTGCTAGAAAATCTGGCAATGTAGAAAGAATAAAAGTAGTAGCAGAACTTCCAAAAACTAATGATTATGCTATCGACGGAACAGATGATTACATCGATCTCGGCATACTGTATGGAGAGTTTGTAATAAAAGGCTCATCTTTTTGGATTACCAAAGAACCTGTTTTGGTTGGCGTAAGCTCCAAGTATAATGATGTTTACTACAACCTTTCTCCTCAGGACATCAACTGGATAATCAAAGAAAACCAATTACCGCCTGCTGAAGAGTTGAAAAAACTGAGTTTTTACGATAGATATTCAGGGCTTGTAATATTCATTTTGGTCATCATAGGGACTGTCATTTATGCTATCATCTATTATTCAAGAAACCCTAAAAATAAACAAGAGTAAAAAACAACAACAAATAAAAATATTCAAAAAATGGGCGAGAATTTAAACAATTATTTCATAGGCGTGATTAAAAATCATTACGCTGATTTTAAAGGGAGAAGCAGCAGAAAAGCTTATTGGACTTTTGTAGGAATCAATTTTTTATTTTCCTTTGCATCAAGTTTTGTAGAGATTTTAGGTATTTTATATTCACTGGCTTTACTACTACCTAGTTTAGCTATCGCTGTAAGAAGAATGCACGATGTAGGTAAAAGCGGTTGGTTTCTATTAATTCCTTTTTATAATATCTATTTGCTCATTATAAAAGGAGAGGAAAGAGAAAACCAATATGGACCAGTTCCTATTGACTAATCAACAAAAAAGACTGCTAAAATTAGCAGTCTTTTTTTATATAAAGCACTCTAAAACCCTGCCCTCACTTGCACACTTCCTATATGTATGGTTCTATCTCCAGAGTTTCGTCCCTCATAGTTGAGGTTAAGTTTTATAAATGAATTTATAGACTGCTGCAAAAACACCGTCCATACCTGATTTTTGCCCACTTTAAGTCCTTCCAACATTTGGTTACCTACCAAACTAAAACTATTGCCTTTAAAATCATTATTGATGAACGAAAAACTTCCCCTAACCGAAGTCTTAGAACGCTCCCATTGTAAACTTCCTGTAAGGTCAAAGGTTTTTAAAAGCTCTTCTCCGTCCAGCCTTTGTTTTTGCTTTAAAGCAGAAGATAGCTCTGCTTGTATAGCCTCTGTAAGTTTATAGGTTAATTTTGGGCGTGTTTCTAGATGAATTAAATGATAATCTCTAGATTTAAACATCTCCGAAGCATTGGTTAAGCTCTGATACTGATTTTCCCAATCCGCTCTAAGATTTTTATTGAACCAATAGCCAATATTCACCAAGTGAGAAGACTGCTTTTTAGACTCTAAACTGAAATTAGCATTTATTAAGTTATCATTTAATATCAATCGGTAAGTGCCATTCCACCCCGAAACCTCATTAGGTAAAAATTGTGCCGTTGCCAAGAAGTTTTGATTTTTCAGAATTTGATTTTGTTGTTTTTCAAATGGATTCCAAACCAAAACACGGTCTTTTTTATAAAAAGAATTTTGAGATAAAAGCGAAAGATTAAAGTTCCACCTTTTCACAAAACGATTTTGAGAGTTAAATATCTGTGCTGGACTGATGAATAACGACAGCTGAAGTTTGTTTTTATTAGAAGGTAAATATTTTATTGTATTGGTATAAACCCTGATGTATCGCGCTAAATCGGCATACTCCGCTACCTCAAACTCGTCTAACTGCTGTACCCCATCGCCGTTGTAGTCTGTCCATTTGTAAATCCCTTGTCCATCGGTTACTTTTAGATACTGAAATTCCCTTTGTGCCTCTTGCCCATTACCCAACTCATAAAAGGCTTGGAGCCTCGCTCCGTTATTAAACAACTGCTGATGGTATAAAATATTCCCCACCACAAAATCCTGATTTTGATTCTGAACCAACGATTCCGAAGTATGATAAAACTTACGATAATGAGCCAATGCCGTAAGAGTTGTTTTTTCATTTTTAATGATTTGGCTCTCCACCATTGCCCCAAAAATATGATTCACCTTTTCTAAACCTGCATTTCTCACAGAGTCGTTCTCTCTTAGGTAGAGTTTCGTTAAAAGTAAAGTTCTGTTTTCATCAGCTATTTTTTTCTGTACAAATAGTTCTCGCCACGCAAAACTCGTGGCATCTGTTTTTTGGATATTATTGAAGTTTTTAAGGTTATGTTCCATTTGCCCACCCAATGTCCAGCTTCCTTTTTCGCCTAAGTATGAAGTAGAAGCAAGACCTCTTACAAAACGAGTATCCTGAAAATCCGAATTGGTATTAAGGTAGGATACATTACCTTCTGTAAGCCATTTGTTTTGTATCCATTTAAAATTCAAATCATTTTTAATCCCTTGATAAGTACCAGCTTCGTTGAGGAAATTAAGGGTATAGTTGAGTGCAGAGCCTTGCTTCCACTCATTTAAAAAACCAAATGTAAGTCTGTTTTGTGTTCTATGATTAAACTCTTGAGAAAGATTAAAATCCCTAGCGAACTCCACATTATTAAGACGGTCTAAGATATGAAATCGCTTATTGATATGCTGAAACTCAAAGCTTGGCGTTCCCTTCCATTGACCTTTAGTAAAGGTTTTTGCCCCTACTATCCGAGCGGCGTAGCCTTTATTTTCATCATTATTTTTGGAAGAGAATAAATTAACATCGTAATGACTTAACGAAACATCAGCTCCCACATAGCCTTGATTAAGTAAATAAGAAACATTCGCCGAAAGCACCTGTGTTTTTTGAGGAGCTGGTAACTTTCGCAACGCAGAATAGTCGCCTCTACCTTGCCCTACATACTCAAAAATCCGACCGTTATTCGTGGTTTGTTTCAGTGTATAATCGCCCACATTTTGCCCTGTGTAAGAAAAGGAAACTTGATAAAGTTTTTCATTAGCATCAGTAGAAAACTCATAGTAGTCCCCATTAGCATCGCTTACTTTTCGGTAAAGAATTTTATTAACATCGTAAGCCGTTTCAACCCCAGACGGAGCCACCATCAAAGCAGAATTACTCCCTGCCTGTGCCAATACCTTTTGGTCGTCTTCGCTCAAATTAAGCGATAGAGGTGCATTTTTGTTATCACTTTCAAGAAACCAATTAAGCCCAAGTTTCAATTTCTCTCGCTGATGTTCCACACCTCCAGTAACTAAAAAACGCGTGTAGTTTCGGTTAGTATAATTGTATGAAATGGTAATGAAATTTTGATTGTAAATAGGTCTAAAACTCGTAAAGGCAACCTCTCCCGTATTGTAGTTGATGGTATAATCTAAGTTCTCCCCTCTCTTCATTAAAACGCCATCAATAAACACTTGTTCGGAGCCAGATATAATGGTAATGAAGGTTTCGCCATTCTTACCTAACAGCCTATAAGGACCTTGGTTGCCTTCCACTCCCTGAAACCTAATTCTATGAAATTCGCTACGAGCCACCCCCGCCGACAAATGAATAGAAGTTGGATTTTCCTTTCCCATTTTGGTTTGAAACTCTAGCCCTAGACTACGCCTTTGATACCTTCCGAAGTAAGTCGTTTCATCATTCAAATCCAAATGTCCCGCTCGAAGGAACGATTTTTTTTTGATGTTGAGCTGTACAAAAATTTTATCAAACTCGTCTAACGTTTGCGTATAACCATCTGCCTGTATCGGAAGGTTATGGTCCGAGATACTGGCTAAAATAGATACCTCTTGGCTTAATTGACCCGAAATCTGTAAATCCATTGAGCTTTGCACCGATGAGCCTTGGGCATTACCAAAAGAAATCCCTCTTATAATAGCTCCTTGAGCATTAAGGTTACCTAAATCCAGTTGAGGCTTACTGGCAGACGGAAGCTCTAGCTTCTCTACGATACTCCTTTGTGGTAGCTTTATAAAATCCAATGTATCTCTTGTAAAAACCTCTTTGTTGATATTAGCTATAATAAGACTATCTTTCTTTGTAGAGTCTTTAAGATAAGGGTTATGCCAAGAAAATACCTGCCCATATACCATATATGAGTTAAACCAAACTATGAGCAAAGCGACTATATACTTCAAGATATGACTAACAAGAAATTGCAAATTTACATAACAAAACATTAACAAAACTTAACATAAATCATCTTATTTTTTTTCGTGCTTTACCGTAAAGTTTTTATTTTTGAGGCAAATAATAACTTTTAAAATAAAAAAAATTATGAGAAAATTTTATTCTTTAATTGCAAGTGTAGTCATTTCAGCTTGCATCAATGCTCAAGTTTTCCAAGAGAATTTTAACAGTATGAATGGTACTGGAGGTAATGATGGTAGCTTTAATGGCAGTATAGCTGCTACATCTCTTAGTTCGTATGGAGATTGGACACTGAACAGAGCCTACGAAGCTAATGCCTGTGTTAAAATAGGCACAGGGAGTGGTCTAGGAAGTGTAACTACCCCAGCTATCGCATTAACAGGAAACGGAACACTTTCCTTTAGAGCTGCTGCTTGGAATACTAGTAGAGAACAAACTTCTCTTAAAATTTCAGCAACAGGAGGTACACTAAGTCTTTCAGAAGTTACATTAGACAAAGGTGCTTTTAAGACCTACACTGTGGATATTACTAATGCTACAGGAGATTTAAAGATTACCTTTGAGGGCTTTCAAGCGACTAATTCTAGATTTTTTCTAGACGATGTAGTAGTTACAGAAACTGCTATGTCTGTATTTGATGTTAATGCTAAAAAAATCAGCTTAGTTAAAAACACCGTAGTAGATACCCAACTACTATTCGGAACAGATGCTGACATCAAAATTTACAATGTTAATGGGCAGTTAGTAAAATCTGCTAAAGTAAATAACGGTGAGGCTCTTAACCTATCTTCTCTACCTAAAGGAGTTTACATTGTTTCTGGAGAAGTAAACGGTGAGAAAGTTTCTCAGAAAATTATCAAGAAATAAGTCAAATTTACTTTTAATTTATCATTAAAGTCTTGGATAATCCGAGACTTTTTTGTTTATAAAAATCTTATTGTGAGTATAAATAACTCTTTTTTTTAGATTCTTTCCCAAAAAAATTTGCACACTTCCGCAAAAGGTGATATGTTTGCCCCAGTTTATGCAGTACACTATCAACCACATACAAAAAAATGTAAAAAAGTTGCAAAATTATTTGGCTGTTCCAAATAATTTTGTAAACACACACACCACACACACAGAATAGTTGCGTGCGTACGCGTATTATACTACTTTTTATCTAGATTTTTATCATCAATTATAAATAATGTTCCTCCAATTTCTGTTGGGGGCTTTTTTCGTTTATCCTATTTTAAATTTAGTTTTCATCAATATTTGCTACAAGCACCATTGTTTTGTCTTACAACTTGGTCGTTCTTGTTGAGTGCTTTTAGCGTTCAGAAAGGTAGCCTTTGCTGTCTTTCTGCCTTAACCTTTCCTCTCGTTTTGTGTGTGTTTAGAGGGGAAAGGCGTTTTCTTATGAGTTCAAAGAGCTTTAGTTTAAGGTTTAAAGTTCAAATATTCAAGGAATCATCGGAGCTATTGAACTACGCCCCCAGAACTTTAAACCTTAAACATTGAACCTTAAACCCTTTAAATATTATAGATTATGTCAATTAAGTACAAAACCATTCAGAAAGCCCAGCCAGGTGTGGCGGGCGGAGGCGACAAAAAATTCTATGCATCGCCTGTGTATCAAGGAGAGAAAACTCTAGAGGGTCTTACCAAAGACATCGAGAAAATTTCCACCGTAAGTGGGGCAGACATTAGAGCGGTGCTTTATGCCCTCGTAGATGTGATGCAAACCTCATTATCAGAAGGGCGAATTGTAAGGCTAGGCGAACTCGGCAGTATGAGAGTAAGCCTTAGCAGTGAGGGCAAAGCTAAAGAAGAAGAGGTAACTTCGGCAGTGATTAGAAACACAAAGGTACTGTTTACCCCGGGGTCTGACCTTAAAAAGATGCTACAAACGCTGAAGTTTGAGAAAGCCTAGCCACCCACGAAAAATTTCCTAGCTAGAAAATGGTAATTCTCAAGCTAGGAAATCTTAATTCCCTAGTTAGGAAATTCTAAACGCCACGCTAGCGAATTTTAACCCAAAGAATAACAAAGAAAAAATTAAACAAAATCATTAACAATTTTAAAATTAAATATTATGAAAACAACAGCTACAAAATTAAGTGTACTTGCCTTTCTAGGTTTAGGTTTAGCGGTTTATGGGCAAGATTACAGTGGCAAAGTAGGTATTAACATCTCCACACCTAGTGCAACTTTGGATGTAAAATCAAAATCTTCTGCTTCAAAATCGTTTCGAGTAGAAAATACTTCGGGCACAGAAACTGTTACTGTATTAGACAACGGTAATGTAGGCGTGGGTGTTGCTTCCCCTACTGTTAAATTGGATGTTGCAGGAGCCGTAAAGATAGCGGACGGTACGCAACAAGCGGGGCGGGTGCTTACTTCAGATGCAAACGGTCTTGCCAGCTGGCAGGCTTTGTCGATTGGTAATAAAATGGCTAAAATTGTTTTGTCCAACAATAACTTTACCGTGCCTACGGTTAAAAGTGGAGGAAGTTTAGTAGCGGTAAAGGAAAAAGCTAATAATACTATTATTTATTTTGATGAAATAGGAATTACTTACAATGCAGATAAAGATGCTATACATCTTCCACAAGGAAAATACATGTTTTTTGTCGGTCATGATATTTATGGTGCGGAATATTGTTTTTTTCAAGTTAATGAAGAAAGAAATGGAACTGTTGTAGGTACCCCTTATGCAACTTTTTATGAGGGCTGGCTGAATACTTCTTTCCCTTTAATATTGAGCCAAGATGCAGATATTAGCTTTTCTATTTTAGGTTTTGCCGATGATAACTGGGTAGATGATGGGACTTCTCGTAATTTAGCTAATCCCAATCCTCGCTTTTATCTTAAAGCTTCTGAGTATGTGAACACTTCATTTTTTAATTCTATAACCATATTGAAGTTAAATTAATTAGATTACTTTTGAGAGAGTAAAAGATTTGCAAACAAAGCGTTTCTAATAACAGATGATGATGAACTCTCCAAACACAAAGTCCTAATTGGCTGAATAAGTTTTTATTCCCCATTGTATATTATAATAGAGATTTTTTTAGAGCAATTCTTTTTATAAAAGGAGATTCTTTTTAGTTTACAATCATTTTATGTTTTCATACTTCCCAAAAAACATTAAATTTGGGATTTAAAAGATTATAATGCAAAACTATCTAGACTTACTTCAACATATACTAGACCACGGGACAGACAAAACCGATAGAACAGGCACAGGTACAAGAAGTGTCTTTGGTTATCAACTTAGATACGACCTTTCTAAGGGCTTCCCTCTAGTTACTACAAAAAAGGTACACCTCAAATCTATTATTTACGAACTCCTTTGGTTTCTAAAAGGAGATACTAATATTAAATACCTTAACGAGAATGGCGTAAGCATTTGGGACGAATGGGCAGACGAGAATGGCGACTTAGGTCCCGTCTATGGTGCTCAATGGCGAAGCTGGAAAGGTGCTGATGGTAAAGTTATAGACCAAATTTCAGAGGTTATACACCAAATTAAAACTAATCCTGATAGCAGAAGGCTCATCGTATCTGCGTGGAATGCTGCCGAAATCCCTAATATGGCACTAGCTCCTTGCCATGCTTTGTTTCAGTTTTATGTTGCTGATGGTAAGTTATCACTACAACTTTATCAAAGGAGTGCTGATGTTTTTCTAGGTGTTCCTTTCAATATTGCTAGCTATGCATTGCTGACTATGATGGTAGCCCAAGTATGTGGTTTACAAGTAGGCGAGTACATTCACTCGTTTGGAGATGTGCATATCTATAACAATCATTTTGAACAAGTACAAAAACAACTCTCCAGAGAGCCTAGACCGCTTCCTACTATGAAACTAAAC
The genomic region above belongs to Riemerella anatipestifer and contains:
- a CDS encoding DUF805 domain-containing protein, giving the protein MGENLNNYFIGVIKNHYADFKGRSSRKAYWTFVGINFLFSFASSFVEILGILYSLALLLPSLAIAVRRMHDVGKSGWFLLIPFYNIYLLIIKGEERENQYGPVPID
- a CDS encoding T9SS type A sorting domain-containing protein, which codes for MRKFYSLIASVVISACINAQVFQENFNSMNGTGGNDGSFNGSIAATSLSSYGDWTLNRAYEANACVKIGTGSGLGSVTTPAIALTGNGTLSFRAAAWNTSREQTSLKISATGGTLSLSEVTLDKGAFKTYTVDITNATGDLKITFEGFQATNSRFFLDDVVVTETAMSVFDVNAKKISLVKNTVVDTQLLFGTDADIKIYNVNGQLVKSAKVNNGEALNLSSLPKGVYIVSGEVNGEKVSQKIIKK
- a CDS encoding HU family DNA-binding protein, translated to MSIKYKTIQKAQPGVAGGGDKKFYASPVYQGEKTLEGLTKDIEKISTVSGADIRAVLYALVDVMQTSLSEGRIVRLGELGSMRVSLSSEGKAKEEEVTSAVIRNTKVLFTPGSDLKKMLQTLKFEKA
- a CDS encoding thymidylate synthase, which produces MQNYLDLLQHILDHGTDKTDRTGTGTRSVFGYQLRYDLSKGFPLVTTKKVHLKSIIYELLWFLKGDTNIKYLNENGVSIWDEWADENGDLGPVYGAQWRSWKGADGKVIDQISEVIHQIKTNPDSRRLIVSAWNAAEIPNMALAPCHALFQFYVADGKLSLQLYQRSADVFLGVPFNIASYALLTMMVAQVCGLQVGEYIHSFGDVHIYNNHFEQVQKQLSREPRPLPTMKLNPSVKDLFDFKFEDFTLENYRPHSGIKAPVAV